The following are from one region of the Sandaracinus amylolyticus genome:
- a CDS encoding hemerythrin domain-containing protein — translation MRRSDQFRRQHQELQELAVEIGTHLRIEVLEQDASLCRRLVARFAGKLRVHAAMENDALYPELLRHDDPQVRELAVRLVRELGPVYEGFDAYEARWSSAHAISLEPRAFMVSTLETFEMLRRRMATENKQLYPVVDALVR, via the coding sequence ATGCGACGAAGCGATCAGTTCCGGAGGCAGCACCAGGAGCTCCAGGAGCTCGCGGTGGAGATCGGCACGCACCTGCGCATCGAGGTGCTCGAGCAGGACGCGTCGCTCTGCCGGCGTCTCGTCGCGCGATTCGCGGGGAAGCTGAGGGTGCACGCGGCGATGGAGAACGACGCGCTCTATCCCGAGCTGCTGCGCCACGACGATCCGCAGGTGCGCGAGCTCGCGGTGCGCCTCGTCCGCGAGCTCGGTCCCGTCTACGAGGGCTTCGACGCGTACGAAGCGCGCTGGTCGAGCGCGCACGCGATCTCGCTCGAGCCGCGCGCGTTCATGGTCTCCACGCTGGAGACCTTCGAGATGTTGCGACGCCGGATGGCGACGGAGAACAAGCAGCTCTATCCGGTGGTGGACGCGCTGGTGCGCTGA
- a CDS encoding STAS/SEC14 domain-containing protein: MSLGDALAAPVDPARERTGIHVAIDTWPRVRLTWPAGVRHDAEVADALHTLEAIAQRGRPFVLLVDARDARPPTPAQLGMMLDAMRRIGPDARCLAHAVVTRSAPVRAFVDSLRWMRLTPSAWAYFDDEPSAIAWLADEQRTNVRRRSDRPRA; the protein is encoded by the coding sequence ATGAGCCTGGGGGACGCGCTCGCAGCGCCGGTCGATCCGGCGCGCGAGAGGACTGGGATCCACGTCGCGATCGACACGTGGCCGCGCGTGCGGCTCACGTGGCCTGCCGGCGTTCGGCACGACGCGGAGGTCGCGGACGCACTGCACACGCTCGAGGCGATCGCGCAGCGAGGTCGGCCCTTCGTGCTGCTCGTCGACGCGCGCGACGCGCGGCCGCCGACGCCGGCGCAGCTCGGGATGATGCTCGATGCGATGCGCCGCATCGGTCCCGACGCGCGCTGCCTCGCGCACGCGGTGGTGACGCGATCGGCGCCGGTGCGCGCCTTCGTCGACTCGTTGCGGTGGATGCGCCTCACGCCCTCGGCGTGGGCGTACTTCGACGACGAGCCGAGCGCGATCGCGTGGCTCGCCGACGAGCAGCGCACGAACGTGCGCCGCCGCAGCGATCGCCCGCGCGCGTGA